The segment TTCTCGAGGATTTTTCCCTGGTCCCGTTCGCGGTCGGCGACGCCACCGAATGGGAAGTCGCCGCCGTGCTGGAGCGGCTTTGGGGCGGCGACGAGACCCTGGTGGTCGTCAGTTCGGACCTTTCGCACTATCTCCCCTATACTGGCGCCCGCGCCATGGACGAGGCCACCGCCCGGCGCATTCTGCGCCTCGAACCCGGCCTCGACCACGATCAGGCGTGCGGCGCGGCACCCATCAACGGCCTGCTCGTCACCGCCCAGTCCCGTCGCCTGGGATGCGAGCTGATCGACCTGCGCAACTCGGGCGATACCGCCGGCGACTGCTCGCGGGTTGTGGGTTACGGGGCCTTCGGTTTCTATGAATCCGGCCGGCGCTGACAAGGGCACGGTCTTGCTGTGCATTGCTCGAGCCTCGATCGGCAGCCGCTTCGGGCTGCACTTGCCGAGCGACGAACAGCCCGCGTTCCTGCACGAACCGGCGGCCTCTTTCGTCACGCTGAAGCTCGAGGGCCGGCTGCGCGGATGCATCGGCAGTCTGCAGGCCAGCCGCCCGCTGGGCGAGGACGTGAAGCTCAATGCTCAGGCGGCGGCCTTCAGCGATCCGCGCTTCCAGCCGCTGTCGGCGGTGGAATTTCGCGACACGCGCATCGAAGTCTCGGTCCTCTCGCCCCTGCTCCCGATCGCCTTCGGCAGCGAGGATGAGGCGCTGGCGGCGCTGCGTCCGAACGAGGATGGGGTGGTGCTCGCCTGGCGCGAGCAGCGCAGCACCTTTCTGCCCCAGGTATGGGAAAGCGTGCAAGAGCCGCGCGCCTTCCTGGCCGAACTCAAACGCAAGGCCGGGCTTCCAATGCAGTACTGGTCTGAGGAAATCCGGCTGTATCGATACCGGGTGGAAAAATGGAGCGAAGCGCAGTGAGCGCGCATCCCGCACGCTGGTGGCACCGGCTGGAGGACGGGCGGGTCCAATGCGACCTGTGCCCGCGCGAATGCAGGCTGCACCCGGGGCAGCGCGGCGCCTGCTTCGTGCGCATGCGCGAAGGCGACGCCATGGTGCTCAC is part of the Burkholderiales bacterium genome and harbors:
- the amrA gene encoding AmmeMemoRadiSam system protein A, yielding MNPAGADKGTVLLCIARASIGSRFGLHLPSDEQPAFLHEPAASFVTLKLEGRLRGCIGSLQASRPLGEDVKLNAQAAAFSDPRFQPLSAVEFRDTRIEVSVLSPLLPIAFGSEDEALAALRPNEDGVVLAWREQRSTFLPQVWESVQEPRAFLAELKRKAGLPMQYWSEEIRLYRYRVEKWSEAQ